In Niallia sp. FSL W8-0635, one genomic interval encodes:
- a CDS encoding NifU family protein, which translates to MQEVEMKEQVQEVLDKLRPFLLRDGGDCELVDVEDGIVKLRLLGACGSCPSSTITLKAGIERALLEEVPGVYEVEQVF; encoded by the coding sequence ATGCAAGAAGTAGAAATGAAAGAACAAGTACAAGAAGTACTCGATAAATTACGTCCATTCCTTTTAAGAGATGGCGGAGACTGTGAATTAGTTGATGTGGAGGATGGCATTGTTAAGTTACGCTTACTTGGTGCTTGCGGTAGCTGCCCAAGCTCTACCATTACTTTAAAAGCTGGTATTGAACGTGCTTTATTAGAAGAAGTACCAGGAGTTTATGAAGTGGAGCAAGTATTTTAA
- a CDS encoding 3D domain-containing protein: MNFYKKFFRRVGMVLLFMVALLTTFQSISGVKASSIHVNNYEQSQVSEDSSHIDHTIKQIGVALKSFKKALVETTQISSSKEVAGKPPLLENMKDWSQYPTKKVVATGYTAGYESTGKNPGHPQFGITYSGVKVKRDLYSTIAADTSVFPIGTILFIPDYGFGVVADTGSAINGNKLDLYYETVQDVYNQWGKKTVDVYIVEMGNGKLTEETLSALNEEESMQVFRQQYTKAENK; this comes from the coding sequence ATGAATTTTTATAAAAAGTTTTTTAGAAGAGTAGGAATGGTACTATTATTTATGGTGGCCCTACTAACCACATTTCAGTCGATTTCAGGAGTTAAGGCAAGTTCGATACATGTTAATAATTATGAACAATCACAGGTGAGCGAGGATAGTAGTCATATTGACCATACAATTAAACAAATTGGTGTAGCATTGAAAAGCTTTAAAAAAGCATTGGTTGAAACAACGCAAATTTCATCGAGTAAAGAGGTGGCAGGAAAACCGCCTTTACTGGAAAATATGAAAGATTGGTCGCAATATCCAACAAAAAAAGTGGTAGCTACTGGTTATACTGCCGGATATGAATCAACGGGAAAGAACCCTGGCCATCCTCAGTTTGGGATCACCTATTCAGGAGTAAAAGTAAAGAGAGATTTATATAGTACTATTGCTGCTGATACAAGTGTATTTCCAATCGGGACCATTCTTTTTATCCCTGATTATGGATTTGGAGTAGTTGCTGATACAGGTTCAGCGATTAATGGAAACAAATTAGATTTATACTATGAAACAGTACAAGATGTCTATAATCAGTGGGGAAAGAAAACAGTAGATGTATACATAGTAGAAATGGGTAATGGAAAATTAACAGAAGAAACATTAAGTGCATTAAATGAAGAAGAATCGATGCAAGTATTCCGTCAGCAGTATACGAAAGCAGAGAATAAATAA
- a CDS encoding divergent PAP2 family protein: MELLANFPLFASLIAIFFAQFVKVPITFFVTKKIDWSLLTSTGGMPSSHSAAVTALSTGIALQTGFDSPIFAVAAIFAIITMFDATGVRRQAGEQAIVLNRLVNDFNKFLNEAKGWQNKPEQEKRKELKELLGHKPIEVFFGGLTGILLTLLLHMLIY, from the coding sequence ATGGAACTACTAGCTAACTTTCCTTTATTTGCGAGCTTAATTGCAATTTTTTTCGCACAATTTGTCAAAGTACCAATAACTTTTTTTGTTACAAAAAAAATTGATTGGTCTCTGTTAACTAGTACTGGAGGCATGCCAAGCTCTCATTCTGCAGCTGTAACCGCTCTTTCGACAGGGATAGCACTTCAAACAGGCTTTGATTCACCAATTTTTGCCGTTGCTGCTATCTTTGCAATCATTACTATGTTTGATGCAACAGGGGTAAGAAGACAAGCAGGAGAACAAGCAATTGTTTTAAATCGATTAGTAAATGATTTTAATAAATTCTTAAATGAAGCAAAAGGATGGCAAAACAAACCAGAACAAGAAAAACGAAAAGAATTAAAAGAGTTGTTAGGACATAAACCAATAGAGGTGTTTTTTGGGGGACTAACAGGCATCTTATTAACGTTGCTTTTACATATGCTAATTTATTAA
- a CDS encoding alpha/beta fold hydrolase yields MAKKNLAKFIQTLSYDPVVGQSERYAIWKKNKATLWYYPSKKRKYKESIYLIYSIVNKPYILDLGPSMSLIEAFNNAGYDAYLIDFGIPAYEDRHLTIDDYITKYIQPGFKRAMRHANSDSFTVIGFCLGGTLATIFAALDNRNIKNLILAVSPIDFSAFPDYNNWLHALREDELHFEELIDKMGIIPPESVKYGTRLLVAPLSYSHYLALLNRSGEKNYTEKWARMNKWTLDHIPVAGATLKQLMNDFVRDNKMIEGGLTINGEEVNLKNIHSNLLVFSTKNDPLVPSSLCEPIMDLVSSQDKSFVLFEGGHAGLVAKSNMPEPMENWLREHSTLI; encoded by the coding sequence ATGGCGAAAAAAAATCTAGCAAAGTTTATTCAAACATTGTCGTACGACCCGGTTGTTGGACAATCAGAAAGATACGCGATTTGGAAAAAAAATAAAGCAACTTTATGGTACTACCCTTCTAAAAAAAGAAAATATAAAGAATCTATCTACCTTATTTATTCTATCGTTAATAAGCCGTATATCCTCGATTTAGGTCCTTCCATGAGTTTAATTGAGGCATTTAATAATGCAGGGTATGATGCCTATTTAATTGATTTTGGTATACCAGCCTATGAAGATCGTCATTTAACGATTGATGATTATATAACAAAGTATATTCAACCAGGCTTTAAAAGGGCAATGCGACATGCAAACTCAGATTCCTTTACCGTTATCGGCTTTTGTTTAGGCGGTACACTTGCTACTATATTTGCAGCATTAGATAATCGTAATATAAAAAATTTAATTCTTGCCGTTTCACCAATTGATTTTTCAGCCTTTCCAGATTACAATAATTGGCTACATGCACTTCGCGAAGATGAGCTACACTTTGAAGAGCTGATTGATAAAATGGGGATAATCCCTCCAGAGTCGGTGAAATATGGGACTAGATTACTTGTTGCTCCCTTATCATATAGCCATTATTTAGCTCTTTTAAATCGTTCAGGTGAGAAGAATTACACGGAAAAATGGGCAAGAATGAATAAGTGGACACTTGATCACATTCCTGTAGCTGGTGCTACCCTGAAACAACTAATGAATGACTTTGTAAGAGATAATAAAATGATTGAGGGTGGACTAACAATTAACGGAGAAGAAGTTAATTTGAAGAACATTCACTCTAATCTACTTGTCTTTTCTACGAAGAATGATCCACTTGTTCCTAGTTCACTCTGTGAGCCAATTATGGATCTCGTTTCAAGCCAAGATAAATCCTTTGTTCTTTTTGAAGGTGGTCACGCAGGTCTCGTTGCTAAATCCAATATGCCAGAACCGATGGAGAATTGGCTGAGAGAACATAGCACTCTCATTTAA
- a CDS encoding HesB/IscA family protein, whose translation MTEEIVHITEAAALQIKEMMKENDEENSYLRVAVKGGGCSGLSYGMGFSPEKEENDQLFEQYGIRVLVDQNDGPILKGTKIDYKQSLMGGGFTIDNPNAIASCGCGSSFRTAKVAGTPEEC comes from the coding sequence GTGACAGAAGAAATTGTACACATAACAGAAGCAGCTGCACTTCAAATAAAAGAAATGATGAAAGAGAATGACGAAGAGAATTCTTATTTACGAGTAGCAGTAAAAGGTGGAGGATGCAGTGGTTTGTCTTATGGAATGGGCTTCTCACCTGAAAAAGAAGAAAATGATCAATTATTTGAGCAATACGGCATTCGTGTTTTAGTGGATCAAAATGATGGTCCAATTTTAAAAGGGACAAAAATTGATTATAAGCAATCTTTAATGGGTGGAGGCTTCACTATCGATAACCCAAATGCGATTGCCTCATGTGGTTGCGGGTCTTCTTTCCGTACTGCGAAAGTGGCTGGAACACCAGAGGAATGCTAA
- a CDS encoding YuzD family protein yields MRKEIEVSIYGAEQICASCVNLPSSKDTYEWLQAALSRKFPEQTFQINYYDIFQANYEEEKNEFCRKIIEEDLFYPVVVIEGEIVGEGNPRLKKIYAEFEKYGYTSM; encoded by the coding sequence TTGAGAAAAGAAATTGAAGTAAGTATATATGGTGCAGAGCAGATTTGTGCCAGTTGCGTAAATTTGCCATCCTCTAAAGATACGTATGAATGGCTTCAAGCTGCATTAAGCAGAAAATTTCCTGAGCAGACCTTTCAAATTAATTATTATGATATATTCCAAGCGAATTATGAAGAGGAAAAAAATGAGTTTTGTCGGAAGATTATTGAAGAAGACTTATTTTATCCAGTAGTAGTCATTGAGGGAGAAATAGTAGGAGAGGGAAATCCGAGATTAAAGAAAATTTATGCGGAATTTGAGAAATATGGATATACAAGCATGTAG
- a CDS encoding DUF1450 domain-containing protein, whose amino-acid sequence MFKPLIEFCLSNLASGAQEAKEILEQDDELDVIDYGCLSCCGHCGESVFALVNGDVIKGEDAQELVINVYQYLKNHPI is encoded by the coding sequence TTGTTTAAACCGCTAATTGAATTCTGTCTTAGTAATCTTGCATCAGGTGCCCAAGAAGCAAAAGAAATACTTGAACAGGATGATGAGTTAGATGTAATTGATTATGGTTGCTTAAGTTGTTGTGGACATTGTGGGGAATCGGTATTTGCTTTAGTAAATGGTGATGTAATAAAAGGGGAAGATGCCCAAGAACTTGTGATAAATGTCTATCAGTATTTGAAAAATCATCCAATTTAA
- a CDS encoding glucose 1-dehydrogenase: MNSLFELTNQTAIITGGSRGLGEQMATTLGEAGANIVICSRNLEQCTNTAAKLQAKGINVLALPCDVSKKEDIDHVISKAIEKFGTIDILINNSGTSWMAPFLEYPEDKWDKVLDVNLKGSFLFSQAVAKKMAEQKHGKIINVSSVTAFSGTSPQLLDAIAYNTSKGALITLTKELAIKLAPYNIQVNAIAPGFFPTKITTVLENHKKLITARIPAGRLGELNDLDGIILLLSGGASDYITGQIIAIDGGLSSTL; the protein is encoded by the coding sequence ATGAATTCACTATTTGAATTGACGAATCAAACTGCAATCATTACTGGAGGTAGTCGAGGGTTAGGAGAACAAATGGCAACCACTCTAGGAGAAGCAGGTGCAAACATCGTCATATGCTCTAGAAACCTAGAACAATGTACAAATACAGCTGCTAAATTACAAGCTAAAGGAATTAATGTGTTAGCCCTACCTTGTGATGTTTCTAAGAAAGAGGATATCGATCATGTTATTAGCAAAGCAATAGAAAAATTCGGAACAATCGATATTTTAATTAATAATAGTGGAACTTCGTGGATGGCACCTTTCTTAGAATACCCGGAAGATAAATGGGACAAAGTGCTCGATGTAAATCTCAAAGGCTCTTTTTTATTTTCACAAGCAGTTGCTAAGAAGATGGCCGAACAAAAGCACGGTAAGATTATTAATGTTTCCTCTGTCACTGCTTTTAGCGGGACATCTCCACAGCTGTTAGACGCCATAGCCTATAACACAAGTAAAGGAGCACTTATTACATTAACAAAAGAATTAGCTATTAAATTGGCACCTTATAATATACAAGTTAATGCGATTGCACCAGGATTTTTCCCAACCAAAATTACGACTGTGTTAGAAAATCATAAAAAACTTATTACCGCAAGAATTCCAGCAGGACGTTTAGGGGAGCTAAACGATTTAGACGGAATTATCCTTCTCTTATCAGGAGGAGCATCTGATTACATCACAGGACAAATTATTGCTATTGATGGTGGACTTTCTTCTACACTTTGA
- a CDS encoding DUF2225 domain-containing protein — protein sequence MRSLNKIEPLFDKQCTCLLCQTKFTTKKLRSRFVKLIKMDTDFFPVYAEHNPLLYYINVCPACGFSYNDDTIPYFSPESKMSLLEKVSSHWIPHSFGKERSIEDSIKTYKLAAYCASIRKEKHITLAGLYLRIAWHYRLLNNTEQERRFINLALSEYETSYSVGDYQGTQVTELRTIYLIADLSKRTNNLEQATKYYSKVIEQQKRTVETQIVKLAKESWQEIRDSHKSLI from the coding sequence GTGAGAAGCTTGAATAAAATCGAACCATTATTTGACAAACAATGTACTTGTTTACTTTGCCAAACTAAATTTACTACAAAGAAATTACGTTCAAGATTTGTTAAATTAATAAAAATGGATACAGATTTCTTTCCTGTTTATGCTGAGCATAATCCACTCCTTTATTACATAAATGTTTGCCCAGCTTGCGGTTTTTCTTACAATGATGATACCATTCCTTATTTTTCTCCAGAAAGTAAAATGTCGCTCCTTGAAAAAGTAAGTTCCCACTGGATACCACATTCATTCGGAAAGGAACGGAGTATAGAAGATAGTATTAAAACATATAAATTAGCAGCTTATTGTGCTTCTATAAGAAAAGAAAAGCACATTACCCTTGCTGGTCTATATCTCCGAATTGCATGGCATTATCGCTTATTAAATAATACAGAACAAGAACGACGTTTTATAAACCTTGCATTATCAGAATATGAAACTTCCTATTCCGTTGGTGATTATCAAGGAACCCAAGTAACGGAACTAAGAACGATTTATTTAATCGCAGATCTTTCAAAGCGTACAAATAATCTAGAGCAAGCTACCAAGTATTATTCGAAAGTAATCGAGCAGCAGAAAAGGACAGTAGAAACACAAATTGTTAAGCTAGCTAAAGAAAGCTGGCAGGAAATACGAGATAGCCATAAAAGCTTAATATAA
- a CDS encoding NAD(P)/FAD-dependent oxidoreductase, protein MEENQTIYDITVIGGGPVGMFTAFYGGMRQATVKIIESLPALGGQLTALYPEKYIYDIAGFPKIRAQELVDNLEEQMKKFEQSIVLEQAVQTVEKQGDGIFKITTDKEVHYSKTIIITAGNGAFQPRKLELEQAKDYENKNLYYFINDLNQFAGKKVMVFGGGDSAVDWALMLEPIADTVYLAHRRDKFRAHEHSVENLKNSKVNIKTPYIPSELVGDEEIKQVILENVTTQEKEIIDVDAVIVNYGFVSSLGPIKEWGFDIQKNSIVVNSKMETNIPGIYAAGDICTYDGKVKLIATGFGEAPTAVNNAKTYMDPKARVQPLHSTSLFK, encoded by the coding sequence TTGGAAGAAAATCAAACCATTTATGATATAACAGTAATTGGTGGTGGACCTGTTGGAATGTTCACTGCTTTCTATGGAGGGATGAGACAAGCAACCGTTAAGATTATCGAAAGTCTCCCTGCACTTGGCGGTCAGCTTACAGCGCTCTATCCTGAAAAATATATATATGATATTGCAGGATTCCCAAAAATCCGTGCACAAGAGTTAGTAGACAACTTAGAAGAGCAAATGAAAAAATTTGAACAGTCTATTGTCTTGGAACAAGCTGTTCAAACAGTGGAAAAGCAAGGTGATGGTATATTCAAAATCACTACAGACAAAGAAGTTCATTACTCCAAAACAATTATTATTACAGCTGGAAACGGAGCATTCCAACCACGCAAATTAGAATTAGAGCAAGCAAAAGACTATGAAAATAAAAACCTGTATTACTTTATCAATGACTTAAATCAATTCGCTGGAAAAAAAGTAATGGTATTTGGCGGTGGAGATTCTGCTGTAGACTGGGCATTAATGTTAGAGCCGATTGCAGATACTGTTTACTTAGCACATAGACGGGATAAATTCCGTGCACATGAGCACAGTGTAGAAAATCTTAAAAATTCAAAAGTAAACATCAAAACACCTTATATTCCTTCTGAATTGGTTGGAGATGAGGAGATTAAACAAGTTATTCTTGAAAATGTAACAACACAAGAAAAAGAAATTATTGATGTAGATGCAGTCATCGTAAACTACGGATTTGTTTCTTCCTTAGGTCCAATTAAAGAATGGGGCTTTGATATTCAAAAGAACTCCATTGTTGTTAACAGTAAAATGGAAACAAATATTCCAGGTATCTATGCAGCTGGTGACATCTGCACATATGATGGAAAGGTTAAATTGATCGCTACTGGTTTTGGCGAAGCACCTACTGCTGTTAATAATGCGAAGACGTATATGGATCCAAAAGCAAGAGTACAGCCACTTCATAGTACTTCTTTATTTAAGTAA
- the thrB gene encoding homoserine kinase, translating into MNEGEMLFIKVPASSANLGPGFDSIGLALNLYLTLDVVRSDRWEVIPLTEDLKEFPQDEKNFIVKTAIEVAEEFHTILSPCQIRVDSNIPLARGLGSSASAIVAGIELADQVGNLRLTKQQKFEIASKMEGHPDNVGASLFGGLVIGCQLGEEVDAEIIHSIDLEVLAVIPEEELLTKSSRGVLPSTLSFGEAVSAGAVSNLFVAALLTNNLELAGKMMKKDKYHQPYRKELVPHLQIIEECAISFGAYGVALSGAGPTVLCFVKPGQMNTLIEGLKQTLPEMRFLPLEVDKFGSICSGANITKVK; encoded by the coding sequence ATGAACGAAGGCGAAATGCTATTTATTAAAGTGCCAGCAAGTTCTGCTAACTTAGGACCAGGCTTTGATAGTATCGGATTAGCGTTAAATTTATATTTAACATTAGACGTGGTTCGAAGTGATCGCTGGGAAGTTATTCCGTTAACTGAAGATCTAAAGGAATTTCCTCAAGATGAAAAGAATTTCATCGTTAAGACAGCTATCGAGGTGGCAGAAGAATTTCATACAATTCTATCACCATGTCAGATTAGGGTGGATAGTAATATCCCTTTAGCTAGAGGCCTTGGATCTAGTGCCTCTGCTATTGTAGCGGGAATTGAACTAGCTGATCAAGTTGGGAACTTACGCTTGACGAAACAACAAAAGTTTGAAATTGCATCCAAAATGGAAGGTCATCCAGATAATGTAGGAGCAAGCCTTTTTGGTGGTCTCGTTATAGGTTGTCAATTAGGAGAAGAAGTGGATGCAGAAATTATCCATTCCATTGATTTGGAAGTGTTAGCGGTTATTCCAGAGGAAGAGCTGTTAACAAAATCCTCCCGAGGAGTATTGCCAAGTACACTTTCCTTTGGAGAAGCTGTTTCTGCTGGGGCTGTTTCCAATTTATTTGTAGCAGCTTTATTAACCAATAATCTAGAGCTTGCAGGAAAAATGATGAAAAAGGACAAGTATCATCAGCCATATAGAAAAGAACTCGTCCCTCATTTGCAAATAATAGAAGAGTGTGCCATTTCATTTGGGGCATATGGTGTTGCGTTAAGTGGAGCCGGTCCAACCGTATTATGCTTTGTTAAACCTGGGCAAATGAATACATTAATAGAGGGTTTAAAGCAGACATTACCGGAAATGCGTTTCCTTCCATTAGAAGTTGACAAGTTTGGTAGCATTTGTTCAGGAGCCAATATTACAAAGGTAAAATAA
- a CDS encoding NAD(P)/FAD-dependent oxidoreductase → MKKLVILGGGYGGMRLLSSIIPHLPYDLMVILIDKVPFHFLKTEYYAIAAGTVQDQSLQIPFPKHPQVSLIHAEVEEIDLENNKVWLSGRNPIDYDDLIIGLGCEDNYHQVEGAEKYTHSIQTINKSKHTHKHLQSLPDDAKVAIIGGGLSGVELAAELAESRKLQIAIFDRGETILSAYPKKVRNYVERWFETKKVIVYKNSEITRIEENLVYNHGSPLSFDCIVWTAGIQPNKIVRALEVEKDKKGRILLSKYHHLPSNEHVFVVGDCASLNHPPSAQLAEGQAEQIAFVLISKWQGKVLPYHMPPIKLKGVLGSLGKKDGFGLIAKTALTGRLPRLIKHGVLWKDKNKKSKLTD, encoded by the coding sequence ATGAAAAAATTAGTTATATTAGGCGGTGGGTATGGTGGAATGCGACTTTTATCCTCCATAATACCCCATTTACCATATGATCTAATGGTCATATTAATAGATAAAGTTCCTTTTCACTTTCTTAAAACAGAGTATTACGCTATCGCTGCTGGCACTGTTCAAGATCAAAGCCTTCAAATTCCTTTTCCTAAACACCCTCAAGTCAGTCTTATACATGCGGAAGTAGAAGAAATTGATTTGGAAAATAATAAGGTATGGTTATCTGGTAGAAATCCAATTGATTATGATGATTTAATAATTGGACTTGGCTGTGAAGATAATTATCATCAAGTGGAGGGTGCAGAAAAATACACACACAGTATCCAAACGATTAATAAGTCAAAACATACACATAAACATCTTCAAAGCTTACCTGATGATGCAAAAGTAGCTATTATTGGCGGTGGTTTAAGCGGTGTTGAACTAGCTGCCGAACTAGCTGAAAGCAGAAAGTTACAAATAGCAATATTTGATCGTGGGGAAACCATTTTATCCGCTTATCCGAAAAAGGTAAGAAATTATGTTGAACGATGGTTTGAGACAAAGAAGGTTATCGTTTATAAAAACAGTGAAATTACGCGTATCGAAGAGAATCTTGTTTATAATCATGGTAGCCCATTGTCTTTTGACTGTATTGTCTGGACTGCTGGCATCCAGCCAAATAAAATTGTACGTGCACTAGAGGTAGAAAAGGATAAGAAAGGAAGAATTCTTCTATCCAAATATCATCATCTTCCAAGCAATGAACATGTGTTTGTCGTTGGAGATTGTGCGAGTTTAAATCATCCTCCAAGTGCACAGCTCGCTGAAGGACAGGCAGAACAAATAGCGTTTGTTCTCATTTCTAAATGGCAAGGAAAAGTGCTTCCGTATCATATGCCTCCCATCAAGCTAAAAGGAGTACTAGGATCATTAGGAAAAAAAGACGGCTTTGGTCTAATCGCCAAAACTGCTTTAACAGGAAGGCTTCCACGATTAATAAAGCATGGAGTTTTATGGAAAGATAAAAATAAAAAAAGCAAACTGACAGATTAA
- the mnhG gene encoding monovalent cation/H(+) antiporter subunit G: MTETIINIIIAILILLGALLSLVASIGVLRLPDVYTRSHAASKSATLGVMCILLGVCLYFFQAEQIFNSRLILAIAFIFLTSPVAGQLIIRSAYNSKIPMADVTIRDDLKQAKEAEARSK, encoded by the coding sequence ATGACCGAGACAATCATTAACATTATCATTGCTATTCTAATTCTCCTTGGAGCCCTATTAAGCCTTGTTGCAAGCATTGGGGTATTACGACTGCCAGATGTTTACACACGAAGCCACGCAGCGTCCAAGTCAGCAACTCTAGGGGTAATGTGTATCCTTCTTGGTGTATGTCTTTATTTTTTCCAAGCAGAACAAATTTTTAATTCTCGCTTAATTCTTGCTATCGCATTTATTTTCTTAACCTCTCCAGTAGCAGGTCAGCTTATTATTCGCTCTGCTTATAATAGTAAAATACCAATGGCAGATGTGACGATAAGAGATGATTTAAAACAGGCAAAAGAGGCCGAAGCAAGAAGTAAGTGA
- a CDS encoding leucyl aminopeptidase: MFSYHSEWNFQNNHESIIVGLFDKSIKLEGKLQTLDELFDGELTNLVKDGDISAKKKSITVVHTFGKIGTKRIVFVGLGKEKELSFDELKEIFGATFKRITSEKWVETAVYLDSFVTDEIVAQDVAHACSEAFGLATYEFAGYKQKSNEPEKKITEITVYSDAEEEEVTASLTVGYVYGQATNSARTLVNLPGNMLKATDLANYALELAEKYGFEAEILEKEDMLKLGMGALLAVNQGSTEPPKMIVLKYQGKDNWEDVIGLVGKGITFDTGGYSIKTKTGIVGMKTDMGGAAAVLGAMEVIGELRPEQNVVAVIPSTDNMISGHAFKPDDVITSMSGKTIEVLNTDAEGRLVLADAVTYAKHHGANYLVDVATLTGGVITALGMETTGAMTNDESLFEQVLEASYEAGEQMWRLPIFESHKKLVRNSPIADLNNSPGGAGHAIMGGAFIGEFAEETPWVHLDIAGTSTQSKATDLGQPGATGAMTRTLALFVERFERNK; encoded by the coding sequence ATGTTTTCTTATCACTCAGAATGGAATTTTCAAAATAACCATGAAAGTATTATTGTGGGATTATTTGACAAGTCTATTAAATTAGAAGGAAAGCTTCAAACATTGGATGAACTCTTCGATGGAGAGTTAACAAATCTAGTAAAAGATGGGGATATTTCAGCAAAGAAAAAGTCGATTACTGTTGTACATACTTTTGGGAAAATTGGAACAAAACGAATTGTTTTTGTTGGATTAGGAAAAGAGAAGGAACTTTCTTTTGACGAATTAAAAGAAATCTTCGGAGCAACATTTAAACGTATTACGAGTGAGAAATGGGTGGAAACAGCTGTATATTTGGATTCCTTTGTAACCGATGAAATAGTAGCACAAGATGTTGCTCACGCATGCAGTGAAGCATTTGGGCTCGCTACTTATGAGTTTGCAGGGTATAAACAAAAATCTAATGAACCAGAAAAGAAAATTACGGAAATTACCGTATATAGCGATGCAGAAGAAGAGGAAGTTACGGCATCACTTACTGTAGGCTATGTGTATGGACAGGCGACTAACTCCGCTCGCACACTTGTTAATCTTCCAGGAAATATGTTAAAAGCGACGGATCTAGCTAATTATGCGTTAGAGTTAGCAGAAAAATATGGCTTTGAAGCAGAAATTTTAGAAAAAGAAGATATGCTAAAGCTTGGTATGGGTGCATTGCTTGCGGTGAATCAAGGTTCAACAGAGCCTCCAAAAATGATTGTGTTGAAATACCAAGGAAAAGATAACTGGGAAGACGTGATTGGATTAGTAGGAAAAGGGATTACGTTTGATACAGGTGGGTATTCGATTAAGACAAAAACAGGTATTGTTGGCATGAAAACAGATATGGGTGGAGCTGCAGCTGTACTTGGTGCAATGGAAGTTATTGGTGAACTAAGACCGGAACAAAATGTCGTGGCGGTTATACCATCAACAGATAATATGATAAGCGGTCATGCGTTTAAACCAGATGATGTCATCACATCGATGAGTGGAAAAACGATTGAGGTATTAAACACAGATGCAGAAGGTCGCTTAGTTTTAGCAGATGCGGTGACTTATGCGAAACATCATGGGGCTAACTATCTTGTTGATGTAGCAACACTTACTGGAGGAGTAATCACTGCATTAGGAATGGAAACAACTGGTGCAATGACGAATGATGAATCTTTATTTGAGCAAGTGTTAGAGGCTTCTTATGAAGCAGGAGAACAAATGTGGAGACTGCCTATTTTTGAAAGTCATAAGAAATTGGTGCGAAATAGTCCGATAGCTGATTTAAATAATTCACCAGGTGGTGCAGGTCATGCAATTATGGGTGGGGCCTTCATTGGAGAATTTGCAGAGGAAACTCCATGGGTACATCTTGATATTGCTGGAACATCTACGCAAAGTAAAGCAACTGATTTAGGTCAGCCAGGTGCAACAGGAGCAATGACAAGAACACTAGCACTATTTGTGGAAAGATTTGAAAGAAATAAATAA